The uncultured Bacteroides sp. genome has a segment encoding these proteins:
- a CDS encoding DUF4924 family protein, with amino-acid sequence MFIAQKLKQSNIAEYLIYMWQIEDLIRAAECDIDKLKSSFISQYKISDDDKAKLIQWYEDLIGMMRDEDALEKGHLQINRNVIISLTDLHIQLLHSAKEPFYSAAYYKALPFIVELRNKSGKTEEPELETCFEALYGVMLLKLQKKEITTETAKALEVIAKFLSLLSNYYEKDRNGELKLDD; translated from the coding sequence ATGTTTATAGCACAGAAATTAAAGCAATCAAATATTGCAGAATACCTCATATACATGTGGCAGATTGAAGATCTTATTCGTGCTGCCGAATGTGATATTGATAAGTTGAAGTCAAGCTTTATCAGTCAATATAAAATTAGTGACGACGATAAGGCAAAATTAATCCAGTGGTATGAAGATCTTATTGGAATGATGCGTGACGAGGATGCTCTTGAAAAAGGACACTTACAGATTAATAGAAATGTTATTATCTCATTAACAGATCTGCATATCCAATTACTGCACTCAGCCAAAGAGCCTTTTTATAGTGCAGCTTATTATAAAGCTTTGCCTTTTATTGTGGAACTGCGTAATAAAAGCGGAAAAACAGAAGAACCTGAGTTGGAAACTTGTTTTGAGGCGCTTTATGGAGTTATGTTGCTGAAGCTTCAAAAGAAGGAAATTACTACTGAAACAGCTAAAGCACTTGAAGTGATTGCTAAATTCCTCTCTTTATTATCGAATTATTACGAAAAAGATAGAAACGGAGAACTAAAATTAGACGATTAA
- a CDS encoding peptide chain release factor 3 produces the protein MLDEIKRRRTFAIISHPDAGKTTLTEKLLLFGGQIQVAGAVKSNKIKKTATSDWMEIEKQRGISVTTSVMEFDYRDYKVNILDTPGHQDFAEDTFRTLTAVDSVIIVVDGAKGVEAQTRKLMEVCRMRNTPVIVFVNKMDREGRDPFDLLDEIEAELQIRVRPLSWPIEQGIRFKGVYNIYEGKLDLYQPSKQVVTEKVALDIDSEELDKNIGEGLADKLRTDLELIDGVYPEFNVDDYLKADIAPVFFGSALNNFGVQELLDCFVEIAPYPQPVHAEERMVKPEEEKFTGFIFKITANIDPNHRSCVAFCKVCSGKFIRNAPYKHVRHGKTVRFSSPTQFMAQKKSTIEEAYPGDIIGLPDTGNFKIGDTLTEGEELHFKGLPSFSPEMFKYIENADPMKTKQLNKGVDQLMDEGVAQLFVNQFNGRKIIGTVGQLQFEVIQYRLLNEYNAACRWEPLSLYKACWIESDNQEELEAFKKRKYQFMAKDREGRDVFLADSNYVLQMAQMDFKSIKFHFTSEF, from the coding sequence ATGCTTGACGAAATAAAAAGAAGGCGTACTTTCGCTATTATCTCTCACCCGGATGCGGGTAAAACTACTTTGACAGAGAAGCTTCTTCTGTTTGGTGGGCAAATTCAGGTTGCTGGGGCCGTGAAGTCTAATAAGATTAAGAAAACGGCTACTTCTGACTGGATGGAGATTGAAAAGCAACGTGGTATTTCTGTAACTACTTCCGTTATGGAGTTTGATTATAGAGACTATAAAGTGAATATTCTTGATACTCCTGGCCACCAGGATTTCGCTGAAGATACATTTCGTACGCTGACTGCCGTTGATAGTGTTATTATTGTAGTTGACGGTGCCAAAGGTGTTGAGGCTCAGACTCGTAAGTTAATGGAAGTCTGCCGCATGAGAAATACTCCGGTTATTGTTTTCGTTAACAAGATGGACCGTGAAGGACGTGACCCTTTTGATTTGCTTGATGAGATTGAAGCCGAATTACAAATCAGAGTTCGTCCGTTGAGCTGGCCTATTGAACAAGGAATTCGTTTTAAAGGGGTCTATAATATCTACGAAGGTAAACTTGATCTTTATCAGCCAAGTAAACAAGTAGTAACTGAAAAAGTGGCACTTGATATTGATAGTGAAGAACTTGATAAAAACATTGGTGAAGGACTGGCTGATAAGCTTCGTACTGATCTGGAACTGATTGATGGAGTATATCCGGAATTTAATGTGGATGATTATCTTAAAGCAGATATTGCTCCTGTATTCTTTGGCTCAGCTTTGAATAATTTTGGTGTGCAGGAGTTGCTTGATTGCTTTGTTGAGATTGCTCCGTATCCTCAACCTGTACATGCAGAAGAAAGAATGGTAAAACCTGAAGAAGAGAAATTTACAGGTTTCATCTTTAAAATTACAGCAAATATTGACCCGAATCACCGTTCTTGTGTTGCTTTCTGCAAGGTTTGTTCAGGCAAGTTTATCCGTAATGCTCCTTATAAACATGTACGTCATGGAAAAACAGTGCGTTTTTCTTCACCAACACAGTTTATGGCTCAGAAGAAGAGCACTATTGAGGAAGCTTATCCTGGCGATATTATTGGTTTACCAGATACCGGAAACTTTAAAATTGGCGATACATTAACTGAAGGAGAAGAGCTTCACTTCAAGGGGTTGCCTAGTTTCTCTCCTGAAATGTTCAAATACATAGAGAATGCCGATCCGATGAAGACCAAACAGCTCAATAAAGGTGTTGATCAGCTGATGGACGAAGGTGTGGCTCAGCTATTTGTCAATCAGTTCAATGGTCGTAAGATTATTGGTACAGTGGGGCAGTTGCAGTTTGAAGTAATTCAGTATCGTTTGCTGAATGAATATAATGCAGCTTGTCGCTGGGAACCGCTCAGCTTGTATAAAGCCTGTTGGATAGAAAGCGATAATCAGGAAGAACTGGAAGCATTCAAAAAACGTAAATATCAGTTTATGGCGAAGGATAGGGAAGGGCGTGATGTTTTCCTTGCTGATAGTAATTATGTGCTTCAGATGGCTCAAATGGATTTCAAGAGTATTAAGTTCCATTTCACCAGTGAGTTTTGA
- the purL gene encoding phosphoribosylformylglycinamidine synthase, whose protein sequence is MILFFRTPSQSVVAVEADHEFSSEDIKKLSWLLGEANVENEDQLQGYFVGPRKEMITPWSTNAVEITQNMGLEGILRIEEYFPVQDENADRDPMLQRMYKGLNQNVFTTNRQPEAIIYIDDLAAYNEKEGLALSQEEMDYLINMEKSMGRKLTDSEVFGFAQINSEHCRHKIFGGTFIIDGKEMESSLFQMIKKTTAENPNKIISAYKDNVAFAEGPVVEQFAPADHSTSDYFQIKDIKTVISLKAETHNFPTTVEPFNGASTGTGGEIRDRMGGGKGSLPIAGTAVYMTSYPRTEEGREWEELLPVREWLYQTPEQILIKASNGASDFGNKFGQPLICGSVLTFEHEENNVRYGYDKVIMLAGGVGYGTQRDCLKGKPETGNKVVVLGGDNYRIGLGGGSVSSVDTGRYSSGIELNAVQRANAEMQKRANNVVRALCEEDVNPIVSIHDHGSAGHVNCLSELIEENGGLIHMDKLPIGDKTLSAKEIIANESQERMGLLIKEEAIEHVRKIAERERAPMYVVGETTGDKRFAFEQADGVRPFDLSIDQMFGSSPKTYMIDKTVETHYENAAYDIDNLDEYLTRVLQLEAVACKDWLTNKVDRSVTGKVARQQCQGEIQLPLSDCGVVALDYRGEKGIATSIGHAPQAALADPAAGSILAVSEALTNLVWAPLAEGMNSISLSANWMWPCRSMEGEDARLYTAVKALSDFCCDLQINVPTGKDSLSMTQKYPDGSKVVSPGTVIVSAGAEVSNIKKVVSPVLVNDPKSYLYHIDFSFDELKLGGSAFAQSLNKIGDDVPCVQDSEYFRDAFLAIQELINKGLIMAGHDISAGGLITTLLEMCFANVEGGLEVNLDKLKEYDLVKILFAENPGVVIQIKHKAEVEKILEDAGVGFVMIAKPTDERHILVSKDGATYQFGIDYMRDVWYSSSYLLDRKQSMNGCAKARFENYKMQPLEFAFNKDFKGKFSQYGISPDRRTPSGIKAAIIREKGTNGEREMAYSLYLAGFDVKDVTMTDLISGRETLEDINMIVCCGGFSNSDVLGSAKGWAGGFLFNEKAKSALDKFFARKDTLSLGICNGCQLMIELGLINPEHEKKAKMLHNNSHKFESSFVGVTIPTNRSIMFGSLSGSKLGIWVAHGEGKFSLPYEEDKYNVVATYSYDEYPGNPNGSDYSVAGLASEDGRHLAMMPHLERAIFPWQNAYYPAERINSDQVTPWIEAFVNARKWVEEHK, encoded by the coding sequence ATGATTCTTTTTTTTAGAACCCCTTCTCAGAGCGTGGTGGCAGTAGAAGCCGACCATGAATTCTCTTCTGAGGACATTAAAAAACTCAGTTGGCTTTTAGGTGAAGCAAATGTGGAAAACGAAGACCAGTTACAAGGTTATTTTGTTGGCCCCCGTAAGGAAATGATTACTCCTTGGAGCACAAATGCCGTGGAAATTACTCAGAACATGGGTCTAGAAGGTATTCTCCGTATAGAAGAATACTTCCCTGTTCAGGATGAGAATGCAGATCGTGACCCAATGTTGCAACGCATGTACAAAGGTTTGAACCAAAATGTATTTACAACAAACCGTCAACCGGAAGCCATCATCTATATTGATGATCTGGCTGCTTATAATGAAAAAGAAGGTTTGGCTCTTTCTCAGGAAGAGATGGATTACCTTATCAACATGGAGAAATCTATGGGACGTAAGCTAACGGATTCTGAAGTATTTGGTTTTGCACAGATCAATTCTGAACACTGCCGTCACAAAATCTTTGGCGGAACATTTATCATTGATGGCAAAGAGATGGAATCTTCACTTTTCCAGATGATTAAAAAGACTACTGCCGAGAATCCTAATAAGATTATCTCAGCATACAAAGACAATGTTGCTTTTGCCGAAGGTCCGGTTGTAGAGCAATTTGCACCAGCTGATCATTCAACTTCTGACTATTTCCAAATCAAAGATATTAAAACAGTTATTTCACTGAAAGCGGAAACTCACAATTTCCCAACTACAGTAGAACCATTCAACGGCGCTTCCACTGGAACTGGTGGAGAGATTCGCGACCGTATGGGTGGAGGAAAAGGTTCTTTACCTATTGCCGGAACAGCTGTTTACATGACTTCTTACCCTCGTACAGAGGAAGGACGTGAATGGGAAGAACTTCTTCCGGTACGTGAATGGTTATATCAAACTCCAGAACAAATATTGATCAAAGCATCCAACGGAGCTTCTGACTTCGGAAACAAATTTGGTCAGCCACTTATCTGTGGTTCTGTTCTGACTTTCGAACACGAAGAAAACAATGTTCGTTACGGATATGACAAGGTAATTATGCTTGCCGGCGGTGTAGGTTACGGAACTCAACGTGACTGCCTGAAAGGAAAGCCTGAAACAGGAAATAAAGTTGTGGTACTGGGCGGTGATAACTACCGTATTGGTTTAGGTGGAGGTTCCGTTTCTTCTGTTGACACAGGACGTTACTCAAGTGGCATCGAACTTAACGCTGTTCAGCGTGCAAATGCTGAAATGCAAAAACGTGCAAACAATGTGGTTCGCGCACTTTGCGAGGAAGATGTTAACCCTATTGTTTCTATCCACGACCACGGTTCTGCTGGTCACGTAAACTGTCTCTCGGAATTAATTGAAGAGAACGGTGGATTGATTCACATGGATAAACTTCCTATCGGCGACAAAACTTTGTCGGCAAAAGAAATTATTGCCAACGAGTCTCAGGAACGTATGGGATTATTAATAAAGGAAGAAGCAATTGAACATGTACGTAAGATTGCAGAACGTGAACGTGCTCCGATGTACGTAGTGGGTGAAACCACTGGTGACAAACGTTTTGCGTTTGAACAAGCTGATGGTGTTCGCCCATTCGATTTATCAATTGATCAGATGTTCGGCAGTTCGCCAAAGACTTACATGATAGATAAGACAGTAGAAACTCACTATGAGAATGCTGCTTACGATATAGACAATCTTGACGAATATCTTACTCGTGTGCTTCAGCTAGAAGCTGTTGCTTGTAAGGACTGGTTAACAAATAAGGTAGACCGTTCTGTAACTGGTAAGGTTGCCCGTCAACAATGTCAGGGCGAAATTCAGTTACCATTAAGCGATTGTGGTGTGGTTGCTCTTGATTACAGAGGAGAAAAAGGTATTGCTACTTCTATTGGTCACGCACCTCAAGCTGCTTTAGCTGATCCTGCTGCAGGTTCTATTCTTGCTGTATCTGAAGCTCTTACCAATCTTGTCTGGGCTCCGCTTGCTGAAGGTATGAATAGCATTTCTTTATCTGCCAACTGGATGTGGCCTTGCCGCTCTATGGAAGGTGAAGATGCCAGACTTTACACAGCAGTTAAAGCTTTATCAGATTTCTGTTGTGACTTGCAAATCAATGTCCCTACAGGTAAGGACTCTTTGTCTATGACTCAGAAATACCCAGATGGAAGCAAAGTTGTTTCTCCGGGAACAGTTATTGTATCTGCCGGAGCTGAAGTTTCTAATATCAAGAAGGTTGTTTCCCCAGTATTGGTAAACGATCCTAAGAGCTATTTATATCATATCGACTTCAGTTTTGATGAATTAAAACTTGGTGGTTCCGCTTTTGCCCAATCATTAAATAAGATAGGTGATGATGTACCTTGCGTACAAGACAGCGAATACTTCCGCGATGCATTCCTTGCTATTCAGGAATTAATAAATAAAGGACTGATCATGGCAGGTCACGATATCTCTGCCGGTGGTTTGATTACTACTTTACTTGAAATGTGCTTCGCAAACGTAGAAGGTGGTCTTGAAGTCAACTTAGATAAGCTAAAAGAATATGATCTTGTGAAGATTCTCTTTGCTGAGAATCCAGGAGTTGTTATTCAGATTAAACACAAAGCTGAAGTAGAAAAGATTCTGGAAGATGCAGGAGTTGGTTTTGTAATGATTGCCAAACCAACTGACGAACGTCATATTCTTGTATCAAAAGACGGAGCTACATATCAGTTTGGCATTGATTATATGCGTGATGTATGGTATTCTTCTTCTTATTTATTAGACAGAAAACAATCCATGAATGGTTGTGCTAAAGCTCGTTTCGAGAACTACAAAATGCAACCATTAGAATTCGCATTCAATAAAGACTTCAAAGGCAAGTTCTCTCAATATGGCATTTCTCCTGATCGCCGTACTCCTAGCGGAATCAAGGCAGCTATCATCCGTGAAAAGGGAACCAATGGTGAGCGAGAAATGGCTTACTCATTATATCTTGCCGGATTTGATGTAAAAGATGTAACTATGACCGACTTAATCAGCGGACGCGAGACATTGGAAGACATCAACATGATTGTTTGTTGCGGAGGTTTCTCAAACTCTGATGTACTTGGTTCTGCCAAAGGATGGGCTGGAGGATTCCTGTTCAATGAAAAAGCAAAATCTGCTCTTGATAAGTTCTTTGCTCGTAAGGATACATTAAGTCTTGGTATCTGTAACGGTTGCCAGCTGATGATTGAACTTGGATTAATCAATCCAGAACACGAGAAAAAGGCAAAGATGCTTCATAATAATTCTCATAAATTTGAATCAAGCTTTGTGGGAGTAACTATCCCGACCAACCGCAGCATAATGTTCGGTTCACTTAGCGGATCTAAATTGGGTATCTGGGTAGCTCACGGAGAAGGCAAATTCTCATTACCTTATGAGGAAGATAAATACAATGTAGTAGCTACATATTCTTATGACGAATATCCTGGTAATCCAAACGGATCAGATTACAGTGTAGCCGGCCTTGCTTCTGAAGACGGACGCCATTTGGCTATGATGCCTCACTTGGAACGTGCTATCTTCCCTTGGCAGAATGCATATTATCCTGCTGAAAGAATCAACAGTGATCAGGTTACTCCATGGATTGAAGCATTTGTAAATGCTCGTAAATGGGTTGAAGAACATAAATAA
- a CDS encoding LysE family transporter yields MLDIEVTILDLLVKGFIIGVVVSAPLGPVGVLCIQRTLNKGRWYGFVTGLGASFSDLTYALLTGYGMSFIFDFISTNQFYLQLFGSVMLFAFGIYTFRSNPVQSLRPASSAKGTYLHNFVTAFAVTLSNPLIIFLFIGLFARFTFVAPQIHIYEQIIGYLFIAFGAFTWWFALTFFVSKLRTRFNVRGIWVINRVIGGVVIVVSVLGLIFTLLGKALY; encoded by the coding sequence ATGTTAGATATAGAAGTAACAATATTAGATCTGTTGGTAAAAGGATTTATCATTGGAGTGGTGGTATCTGCTCCTTTGGGTCCGGTAGGAGTGCTATGTATTCAACGTACTTTAAATAAAGGACGGTGGTATGGATTTGTTACAGGTCTTGGAGCATCATTTAGTGATCTTACCTATGCACTGTTAACAGGCTATGGCATGAGTTTTATTTTTGATTTTATCTCCACGAATCAATTTTACTTGCAATTATTTGGAAGCGTTATGCTTTTCGCTTTTGGTATATATACTTTCAGGAGTAATCCGGTTCAGTCATTGCGGCCAGCATCTTCAGCAAAAGGAACTTATTTACATAACTTTGTCACAGCCTTTGCTGTAACACTTTCTAATCCACTTATTATATTTCTTTTTATAGGACTTTTTGCCCGTTTTACTTTTGTGGCACCACAAATACACATTTATGAACAAATAATAGGTTATCTGTTTATAGCTTTTGGTGCATTTACCTGGTGGTTTGCTCTTACCTTCTTTGTTAGTAAACTGCGGACAAGATTTAACGTCAGAGGTATCTGGGTGATTAACCGTGTAATAGGGGGAGTGGTAATAGTGGTCTCTGTCCTTGGGTTAATCTTTACCCTATTAGGAAAAGCACTTTACTAA
- a CDS encoding DUF5723 family protein, giving the protein MKLRVLTTILIFLAGGVFITISAQTLNSSYFLEGATYRHQLNPAFMGERNYISIPMLGNMNVGTSGNVGLTDFIYKFDDPSGKYNLATFMNSTVDRDEFLGKLNANNRINTNIGFTILSAGFHAWGGFNTIELGVKSNTSFNLPYELFNFMKTGMDQEVYHINNFSANSNNYLELSLGHAHKVNDKLTVGAKLKLLAGMANVDAKIDQMDLTLNGDKWEVMANGTLNTAVGGGRYKTKTDNPGEINGFDVDKAGVGGYGAGVDLGATYQLMDNLTLSASALDLGFISWNNNLKGATRNKEPFTFDGFTNIAVDPETGDPNDIDTQFDNIKDDLKAMAKFYDEGKTSRTTMLATTINVGAEYNFPFYDKLSVGLLSTTRVNKPYTWTQAMVAANIRPLRWLDASVNYSYSTFGSNLGWMLNLHPKGFTFFVGSDRMITNVTPQYVPTNNLNANICFGFNITFGQHRD; this is encoded by the coding sequence ATGAAACTACGTGTTTTAACCACTATATTGATTTTTCTAGCCGGAGGGGTGTTTATAACTATTTCGGCACAGACATTGAACTCTTCATACTTTTTGGAGGGAGCAACTTATCGCCATCAGCTTAATCCTGCTTTTATGGGTGAGAGGAACTATATAAGCATACCTATGCTTGGTAATATGAATGTGGGTACCAGTGGCAATGTGGGGTTGACGGATTTTATTTATAAATTTGATGATCCATCAGGTAAATACAACCTTGCTACCTTTATGAATTCAACAGTAGACCGAGATGAGTTTCTTGGAAAGTTGAATGCCAATAACCGTATTAATACGAACATAGGGTTTACTATTCTCTCAGCAGGATTTCATGCCTGGGGAGGATTTAACACCATTGAACTTGGAGTAAAATCTAATACGTCTTTTAATCTGCCATACGAGCTGTTCAATTTTATGAAGACTGGTATGGATCAGGAAGTTTACCACATTAATAACTTTTCGGCCAATTCTAATAACTATCTTGAGTTGTCTTTAGGACATGCTCATAAAGTTAATGATAAACTGACCGTTGGAGCCAAACTAAAACTTTTGGCAGGTATGGCCAATGTTGATGCCAAGATAGATCAGATGGATCTGACTTTAAATGGTGACAAATGGGAGGTAATGGCAAATGGTACATTGAATACGGCTGTTGGTGGTGGACGTTATAAGACTAAAACAGATAATCCTGGTGAAATAAATGGTTTCGATGTTGACAAAGCAGGCGTTGGCGGTTATGGTGCAGGCGTTGATTTGGGTGCAACTTATCAGTTAATGGATAATCTGACCTTGTCGGCTTCAGCACTTGATCTAGGATTTATTTCATGGAATAACAACCTTAAAGGTGCTACCCGTAATAAAGAACCATTTACTTTTGATGGATTTACTAATATTGCAGTAGATCCAGAAACCGGGGATCCTAATGATATTGATACGCAGTTTGATAACATTAAGGATGACTTGAAAGCTATGGCTAAATTTTATGACGAAGGAAAAACTAGTCGTACAACAATGCTTGCTACCACCATTAATGTTGGAGCGGAATATAATTTCCCTTTTTATGATAAACTTTCAGTAGGATTGCTCTCAACTACCCGTGTTAACAAGCCTTATACATGGACTCAGGCAATGGTGGCAGCGAACATTCGGCCACTGAGATGGTTGGATGCTTCGGTTAACTATTCTTATTCTACTTTTGGCTCTAATCTGGGTTGGATGTTGAATTTGCATCCTAAAGGATTCACATTCTTTGTTGGGTCAGATCGCATGATTACGAATGTGACTCCGCAATACGTGCCAACTAACAATCTGAATGCAAATATCTGTTTTGGTTTCAATATTACATTTGGACAACACAGGGATTAG
- a CDS encoding IS4 family transposase yields MGKSINFTGQPVLSQLLKFIDKQKILDLSRTMGCERYVKSLDGYTHLVVMLFGVLKHFDSLRELEIGMLAQANKLQHLGIDYMVRRSTLAEANKRRSQEFFANIYSMLLEQYGPFLADSRLPKEQKDWERLLFMMDSTTISLFDNILKGVGRHPKSGKKKGGLKVHTVIRYVVGVPMVVQLTSAAKHDHYLLKEVHLPKNATLAMDRTYIDYAQFQRLTEEGVCYVTKMKKNLIYKVLKSTTYVNPKGLVTHTDQHIIFEKGDLRHTSRRVELWSKNKKKSVVLLTNNFELSVEDIEEIYKRRWAIETLYKQLKQNFPLHFFYGDSVNAIEVQTWVVLIANLLCTIMQRKLKRHCSFSNLVTIARLMLMYYVDFIAFLEKPEKDWEYILQKANYEPPNVDPILEFDFE; encoded by the coding sequence ATGGGCAAAAGTATAAATTTTACCGGACAGCCGGTTCTCTCACAGCTATTAAAATTCATCGATAAGCAAAAAATCTTAGATTTAAGTCGAACAATGGGTTGTGAACGTTATGTTAAGAGCTTGGATGGCTATACTCATCTTGTTGTTATGCTTTTCGGTGTGCTCAAGCACTTTGATTCCTTACGTGAACTGGAGATTGGGATGCTTGCGCAAGCAAATAAGCTGCAACACCTTGGAATCGATTACATGGTTAGGCGTAGTACCCTGGCAGAAGCAAATAAAAGACGCTCTCAGGAGTTTTTTGCCAACATCTATTCTATGCTGTTGGAACAATATGGGCCTTTTTTAGCGGACAGCCGCCTACCAAAAGAACAGAAAGATTGGGAACGTCTGCTTTTTATGATGGATTCTACCACAATCAGCCTGTTTGACAATATTCTTAAGGGCGTTGGTCGTCATCCAAAAAGCGGAAAGAAGAAAGGCGGTCTAAAAGTTCACACTGTAATACGCTATGTAGTAGGTGTCCCTATGGTTGTTCAGCTGACATCCGCAGCCAAACACGACCATTACCTGCTCAAAGAGGTTCATTTACCCAAAAACGCTACTCTCGCAATGGATCGTACCTATATTGACTATGCACAATTCCAACGGTTGACTGAAGAGGGTGTCTGCTATGTTACAAAAATGAAGAAGAACCTGATATACAAAGTGTTGAAATCCACCACTTATGTCAATCCAAAAGGTTTGGTAACGCATACCGACCAGCATATCATCTTTGAAAAAGGCGACTTGCGACATACTTCCAGGCGAGTAGAGTTATGGAGCAAGAATAAAAAGAAATCCGTGGTATTGCTAACTAATAATTTCGAACTCTCAGTTGAGGATATTGAAGAAATTTACAAGCGGAGATGGGCTATTGAAACTTTATACAAACAGCTTAAACAGAACTTTCCACTACATTTTTTCTATGGTGATAGTGTCAATGCCATAGAAGTGCAGACATGGGTAGTTCTCATAGCTAACTTGCTGTGTACAATCATGCAACGTAAACTTAAAAGACACTGTTCTTTCTCTAATTTGGTTACCATAGCTAGACTTATGCTAATGTACTATGTCGATTTTATAGCTTTTCTTGAAAAACCCGAAAAGGATTGGGAATATATTCTTCAAAAAGCCAATTATGAGCCTCCAAATGTTGACCCCATATTAGAATTTGATTTTGAATAA
- the rfbD gene encoding dTDP-4-dehydrorhamnose reductase has product MKNILITGANGQLGNEMRLLSSENNQYNYFFTDVQELDICDERAIQAFVNQNEIDVIVNCAAYTAVDKAEDNVELCRKLNAVAPGYLAKAAQSRGAAMIQISTDYVFDGTNHIPYTEEEATCPASAYGTTKLEGEQNVMNNCSQAIVIRTAWLYSTFGNNFVKTMIRLGKEKETLGVIFDQIGTPTYAHDLAKTIYAAINKGIVRGIYHFSNEGVCSWYDFTLAIHRLAGINTCKVSPLHTADYPTKAARPHYSVLDKTKIKETFGIEIPHWEVSLQECINDIN; this is encoded by the coding sequence ATGAAGAATATATTGATAACCGGTGCCAATGGTCAATTAGGCAATGAAATGCGTTTGCTTTCTTCGGAAAACAATCAATACAATTACTTTTTTACGGACGTACAAGAACTAGATATTTGTGATGAAAGAGCTATACAAGCCTTTGTTAATCAGAACGAAATTGATGTGATTGTGAATTGCGCAGCATATACTGCTGTTGATAAAGCTGAAGATAATGTTGAATTATGCAGAAAGCTGAACGCCGTAGCTCCGGGATATCTTGCAAAAGCAGCTCAGAGCAGAGGTGCAGCCATGATACAGATCTCTACTGATTATGTATTCGACGGAACAAATCATATTCCTTATACCGAGGAAGAAGCAACTTGTCCCGCATCGGCTTACGGCACTACCAAACTGGAAGGAGAACAGAATGTGATGAATAACTGTTCGCAAGCAATTGTGATTAGAACGGCATGGCTTTATTCTACTTTTGGAAATAATTTTGTGAAGACAATGATTCGTTTAGGTAAAGAGAAAGAGACTCTGGGTGTTATATTCGACCAAATTGGTACTCCTACTTATGCTCATGACCTGGCAAAAACTATCTATGCAGCAATCAATAAAGGTATTGTTCGTGGTATTTATCATTTCAGTAATGAAGGTGTTTGTTCATGGTATGATTTTACTTTGGCCATTCACCGCTTAGCGGGAATCAATACTTGTAAAGTGAGTCCTCTTCATACTGCCGATTATCCTACAAAAGCTGCACGTCCTCATTATTCTGTATTGGATAAGACTAAGATAAAAGAAACTTTTGGCATTGAAATTCCTCACTGGGAGGTGAGTCTGCAAGAGTGCATAAATGATATTAATTAA